The following proteins are encoded in a genomic region of Comamonas resistens:
- a CDS encoding VOC family protein — protein MSTAPTPVYSQPRRVDLSGLPQPAAVQQLHHYAYKAKDAEETRHFYEDILGLPLYHIIQSDYVPSTGEYCPYTHFFFRLKDGSFIAFFDIGDDEAALPSPNTPIWINHISFRVDTVEELENTKARLQACGVEVLGVTDHHIFKSIYFFDPNGIRLELTAQLADAVQMQKESTTAHARLQEWTARKEQWRKERAEGKTATPLKPQSNDRPEFVPGK, from the coding sequence ATGAGCACCGCCCCCACCCCGGTCTATTCCCAGCCTCGTCGCGTTGACCTCAGCGGTCTGCCCCAGCCCGCGGCCGTGCAGCAGCTGCATCACTATGCCTACAAGGCCAAGGATGCGGAGGAGACCCGCCACTTCTACGAAGACATCCTGGGTCTGCCGCTCTATCACATCATCCAGAGCGACTACGTGCCCTCCACGGGCGAGTACTGCCCTTACACCCATTTCTTCTTCCGCCTCAAGGATGGCTCCTTCATCGCCTTCTTTGACATCGGTGATGACGAAGCGGCCCTGCCCTCGCCCAACACCCCCATCTGGATCAATCACATCTCTTTCCGCGTCGATACCGTGGAGGAACTGGAGAACACCAAGGCCCGCCTGCAGGCCTGCGGCGTGGAAGTGCTGGGCGTGACCGACCACCACATCTTCAAGAGCATTTACTTCTTTGACCCCAATGGCATCCGCCTGGAGCTGACGGCTCAATTGGCCGACGCCGTCCAGATGCAAAAGGAAAGCACTACGGCCCACGCCCGCCTTCAGGAGTGGACGGCGCGCAAAGAACAGTGGCGCAAGGAGCGTGCCGAAGGCAAGACGGCAACGCCTCTGAAGCCACAATCCAACGACCGCCCGGAATTCGTCCCTGGGAAATAA
- a CDS encoding xanthine dehydrogenase family protein molybdopterin-binding subunit: protein MSKLDLNRRSFLKAAAAMGVIASVRPVKDALAELITPAGGQETHWISGNTLNYRRDGLAKVTGQKVFAIDLRARDMQGWPEQQSHALTIHIPRADRIYEGLDLSVLGSDYQPDVLIDAESIAADGLRMPDPGFYGEFFVKKGQVSPMLGHPVAVAIWHDYEKFRVANQRLRFNDAIFRFGAEAAQPPRAPYVAARYVRVQGEDAYGEDKFSPMKNTVIWPQLDEKGVHWPDRSHPAFGALMGESARIQAEMKQPKEGLRAFARKYYSQSIEHMAMEMENGLAWYEQGSGALHMVAASQAPYGTAEHVMHMLKDSKLPLNKLDYISSYTVGYGQKEHHPFPFYVALASLYAQGRPVRLALDRWKHFQFALKRHPFDVETAISVDKDGKFHALTCHMVGDGGGVTNFSPSVGTVAVTAAQSIYYFPESDLSTEVHPSIGVTAGSMRGYGTVQSMAYTEMLVDEIAQEIGLDAIELRQRNVLKSSMKNTQGASPSGHLRIGEILDMAAKDPMWTERAKRKADFEAANPGLLYGIGFGAVQKDFGTGAEASIAQLEITPEGRIKMRHITTEIGTGSTTAQLVAVEPFLGRPADDVEFAVNHWDNLPLHTKDEPYTTPQAKEDELAKDPTWTPRLVSPVSASNSAYYFRHATQQAAQLLLKLCLWPAAQSIWSSKEGGGQLLPSTVTEDMLEWRDRMLVAEGLEPLSLERLAARAHELGIVTGVCVHAFNRWAWAKADFTVDGKKFQAMVDALSVQYGNGASEAKKAAMKSGGYAFIARDKVYYPPVQRNNAGTVYYAPCATMVELSVSPGTGKVNLLSHKTWLECGTQIVPELVSGQIQGGVVMGIGHALYEDLPLHETGPGNGQWSLNRYHVPRASEVAVWKAEGVVLPPLSRTDPPKGMAEVVMIPVVAACVNAIAHATGKRFHATPVTPDKIKEAL from the coding sequence GTGTCCAAACTGGACTTGAATCGGCGCAGTTTTCTGAAAGCTGCCGCTGCCATGGGCGTGATCGCAAGTGTGCGCCCGGTCAAAGATGCGCTTGCGGAATTGATCACGCCCGCAGGGGGTCAGGAGACCCACTGGATCAGCGGCAACACGCTCAACTACCGCCGCGACGGCCTGGCCAAGGTCACCGGGCAGAAGGTCTTTGCCATCGACCTGCGCGCCCGGGACATGCAGGGCTGGCCCGAGCAGCAGTCGCATGCACTGACCATCCATATCCCGCGCGCCGACCGCATCTACGAAGGCCTGGACCTGTCGGTGCTGGGCAGCGATTACCAGCCCGATGTGCTGATCGACGCAGAGTCCATCGCCGCCGACGGACTGCGCATGCCCGATCCCGGCTTCTACGGCGAGTTCTTCGTCAAGAAGGGCCAAGTTTCGCCCATGCTGGGTCACCCGGTGGCCGTGGCCATCTGGCATGACTACGAGAAGTTCCGCGTGGCCAACCAGCGCCTGCGCTTCAACGACGCCATCTTCCGTTTCGGCGCCGAGGCCGCCCAGCCGCCGCGTGCGCCCTATGTGGCCGCGCGCTATGTGCGCGTACAGGGTGAGGATGCCTACGGCGAGGACAAGTTCTCGCCGATGAAGAACACCGTCATCTGGCCGCAGCTCGATGAAAAAGGCGTGCACTGGCCCGACCGTAGCCACCCGGCCTTCGGCGCGCTGATGGGCGAGTCGGCCCGCATCCAGGCCGAGATGAAGCAGCCCAAGGAAGGGCTGCGCGCCTTTGCTCGCAAGTACTACAGCCAGTCCATCGAACACATGGCCATGGAGATGGAAAACGGGCTGGCCTGGTATGAGCAGGGCAGCGGTGCGCTGCATATGGTGGCCGCAAGCCAGGCCCCCTACGGCACGGCCGAGCATGTGATGCACATGCTCAAGGACAGCAAGCTGCCGCTGAACAAGCTGGACTACATCAGCTCCTACACCGTGGGCTACGGTCAGAAGGAGCACCATCCCTTCCCGTTCTACGTGGCGCTGGCCTCGCTGTATGCCCAGGGCCGCCCGGTGCGGCTGGCGCTGGACCGCTGGAAGCATTTCCAGTTCGCGCTCAAGCGTCACCCCTTCGACGTGGAGACCGCGATCTCTGTGGACAAGGACGGCAAGTTCCATGCGCTGACCTGCCATATGGTGGGCGATGGCGGCGGCGTGACCAACTTCAGTCCCTCGGTGGGTACGGTGGCGGTGACGGCGGCGCAGTCCATCTACTACTTCCCCGAGAGCGACCTGTCGACCGAGGTCCATCCCTCCATCGGCGTCACGGCCGGCTCCATGCGCGGCTATGGCACGGTGCAGTCCATGGCCTATACCGAGATGCTGGTCGACGAGATCGCCCAGGAAATCGGGCTCGACGCCATCGAGCTGCGCCAGCGCAACGTGCTCAAGAGCAGCATGAAGAACACCCAGGGCGCCTCGCCCTCGGGCCATCTGCGCATAGGTGAAATCCTCGACATGGCAGCCAAGGACCCGATGTGGACCGAGCGTGCCAAGCGCAAGGCCGACTTCGAGGCGGCCAACCCCGGCCTGCTCTATGGCATAGGCTTCGGTGCGGTGCAAAAGGACTTCGGCACGGGTGCGGAAGCCTCGATCGCTCAGCTTGAGATCACGCCAGAGGGCCGCATCAAGATGCGCCATATCACCACCGAGATCGGCACCGGCAGCACCACGGCGCAGCTGGTGGCGGTCGAGCCCTTCCTGGGCCGCCCGGCGGACGATGTGGAATTCGCGGTCAACCACTGGGACAACCTGCCGCTGCACACCAAGGACGAGCCCTACACCACGCCCCAGGCCAAGGAAGACGAGCTCGCCAAAGACCCGACCTGGACGCCGCGCCTGGTGTCGCCGGTGTCGGCCTCGAACTCAGCCTACTACTTCCGCCACGCCACGCAGCAGGCCGCGCAGCTGCTGCTCAAGCTCTGCCTGTGGCCCGCGGCCCAGTCCATCTGGTCCAGCAAGGAAGGCGGCGGCCAACTGCTGCCCAGCACCGTCACCGAAGACATGCTGGAGTGGCGCGACCGCATGCTCGTGGCCGAAGGCCTGGAGCCGCTGAGCCTGGAGCGCCTGGCCGCTCGCGCGCACGAGCTGGGCATCGTGACCGGCGTGTGCGTGCATGCCTTCAACCGCTGGGCCTGGGCCAAGGCCGACTTCACCGTCGATGGCAAGAAGTTCCAGGCCATGGTCGATGCGCTGTCCGTGCAGTACGGTAATGGTGCCAGTGAGGCCAAGAAGGCCGCGATGAAATCCGGCGGCTATGCCTTTATCGCACGCGACAAGGTCTACTACCCACCGGTGCAGCGTAACAACGCGGGCACGGTGTACTACGCGCCCTGCGCGACCATGGTGGAGCTGTCGGTGTCCCCGGGCACGGGCAAGGTGAACCTTCTCTCGCACAAGACCTGGCTGGAATGTGGCACGCAGATCGTGCCCGAACTGGTCTCGGGCCAGATCCAGGGCGGTGTCGTCATGGGCATAGGCCATGCGCTGTACGAAGACCTGCCGCTTCATGAGACCGGCCCTGGCAATGGCCAGTGGAGCCTGAACCGCTACCACGTGCCGCGCGCCAGCGAAGTGGCCGTGTGGAAGGCCGAGGGCGTGGTGCTGCCGCCGCTGTCGCGCACCGACCCGCCCAAGGGCATGGCCGAGGTGGTGATGATTCCGGTGGTTGCCGCCTGCGTCAATGCCATCGCCCACGCCACGGGCAAGCGCTTCCATGCCACCCCCGTGACCCCCGACAAGATCAAAGAGGCACTGTGA
- a CDS encoding cytochrome b: MNSASSSSISRYGSTAIALHWVLALALIGIFGFGLYMTGLPFSPARLKYFNWHKWAGMTILILSVLRLVWRITHRPPELPEAVTRTMPGWQRMAHHGVHHLMYALFFAIPVVGWMYSSAAGFPIVLFGQIPLPDLVGKSPELAEALKPWHGYLAYALAALVVMHVAAVIKHQVIDRDGLLSRMIPGK; the protein is encoded by the coding sequence ATGAACTCCGCTTCCTCATCCTCCATCAGCCGGTACGGCTCTACAGCGATTGCCCTGCACTGGGTGCTGGCCCTGGCCTTGATCGGTATTTTCGGCTTTGGTCTGTATATGACAGGCCTGCCGTTCTCGCCCGCTCGCCTCAAATACTTCAACTGGCATAAATGGGCCGGCATGACGATTCTGATTCTGTCGGTGCTGCGCCTGGTCTGGCGCATCACCCATCGCCCGCCGGAGCTGCCCGAAGCCGTCACCCGCACCATGCCCGGCTGGCAACGCATGGCCCACCATGGCGTGCATCATCTGATGTATGCGCTGTTTTTTGCCATCCCTGTCGTGGGCTGGATGTACAGCTCGGCCGCCGGTTTCCCCATCGTGCTGTTTGGCCAGATCCCCCTGCCAGATCTGGTGGGCAAGAGCCCCGAACTGGCCGAAGCCCTCAAGCCCTGGCATGGCTATCTGGCCTATGCGCTGGCCGCCCTGGTGGTGATGCATGTCGCTGCCGTCATCAAGCATCAGGTCATTGACCGCGACGGACTCTTGTCTCGAATGATTCCGGGGAAATAA
- a CDS encoding YceI family protein, whose amino-acid sequence MKVLFSSALIATALMGTAAQAAQTLVPAQSAVNFEAKQMGVPLKGQFKKFDAQIAFDAAKPENSKIHFTVDTGSATMGAKETDAELPKADWFNIAKFPQATFASSAVKALGAGKFQVDGTLTIKGNAQKVSLPVTLTQSGGTTMATGTLPLKRLAFKIGDGDWKDTSMVADEVNVQFKLALTGVGKI is encoded by the coding sequence ATGAAAGTCCTTTTTTCCTCTGCACTGATCGCCACCGCCCTCATGGGCACTGCCGCCCAGGCTGCCCAGACCCTGGTGCCCGCGCAAAGCGCCGTCAACTTTGAAGCCAAGCAGATGGGTGTGCCGCTCAAGGGCCAGTTCAAGAAGTTCGACGCCCAGATTGCCTTCGACGCTGCCAAGCCCGAGAACAGCAAGATCCACTTCACGGTCGACACCGGCAGCGCCACCATGGGCGCCAAGGAAACCGATGCCGAGCTGCCCAAGGCGGACTGGTTCAACATCGCCAAATTCCCCCAGGCCACTTTTGCCTCCAGCGCCGTCAAGGCTCTGGGCGCAGGCAAGTTCCAGGTGGACGGCACGCTGACCATCAAGGGCAATGCACAGAAAGTCAGCCTGCCCGTGACACTGACCCAGTCCGGTGGCACCACCATGGCCACCGGCACCCTGCCGCTCAAGCGCCTGGCCTTCAAGATCGGCGACGGCGACTGGAAGGACACCTCCATGGTGGCCGACGAGGTCAATGTTCAATTCAAGCTGGCGTTGACCGGCGTCGGCAAGATTTAA
- a CDS encoding YceI family protein yields MRSALFALAAASVLASAAHAAPATYAIDPTHTFATFEIDHFGASTNRARFDKKSGSVQFDKAAKTGKVEVALDMTSVNSGTPAFNKHLQSADIFNVEKFPEAKFVSDKFVFNGDKLKEVTGQLTLLGKTAPITIKANKFTCYESPMLQKREVCGGDFEATIDRTQWGLDYGIAYGFPKEVRLVMQIEAVKQ; encoded by the coding sequence ATGCGTTCTGCCCTGTTCGCCCTGGCCGCTGCTTCCGTGCTGGCCTCTGCCGCTCACGCCGCACCTGCCACTTACGCCATCGACCCCACCCACACTTTCGCCACCTTCGAGATCGACCATTTCGGCGCCTCGACCAACCGCGCCCGCTTTGACAAGAAGAGCGGCAGCGTGCAGTTCGACAAGGCTGCCAAGACCGGCAAGGTGGAAGTGGCTCTGGACATGACTTCGGTCAACTCCGGCACCCCCGCCTTCAACAAGCACCTGCAAAGCGCCGACATCTTCAACGTGGAAAAATTCCCTGAAGCCAAGTTTGTCTCCGACAAGTTCGTCTTCAACGGCGACAAGCTCAAGGAAGTCACCGGCCAGCTGACCTTGCTGGGCAAGACGGCCCCCATCACCATCAAGGCCAACAAGTTCACCTGCTACGAAAGCCCCATGCTGCAAAAGCGTGAAGTCTGCGGCGGCGACTTCGAAGCCACCATCGACCGCACCCAGTGGGGTCTGGACTACGGCATTGCCTACGGCTTCCCCAAGGAAGTGCGTCTGGTGATGCAGATCGAAGCCGTGAAGCAGTAA